GCTGCGCGCCCCATTGCGCTTTGAAACGATACGTTCCACTGTCGATAGAGGATCGGCCAAAATCAAACTCTCGAAATCCCTCTCGACAGGCAAACTCCAGGACAGCCCCGTACAAAAGCATGTTGGGAGACAGTCGGCTAAAGCGCTTGTCTGACGCAGCCCAGGGGATTTCAAGTCTATTCCGAAAGCCGTACAGGAACCCTGACGCAAGTGGATTTCCTTTGAGATAGACTACGCACAATCGCGCTTCTTTGGGAAACGTCTCAAGAATGGCTTCAAAGAAACCCTTCTCGTACACCGGCGTACCGAGGTCCCGCATACATCGAGCAAATACACGATAATAGTCACCAAGCAATTCCGTTCCGCCGACCTTGACGTCCATGCCCTCTTTCTGCGCCCGCCGCACCTGGCTGCGTAGCTTGGAGGGAAATGCCGTTAATAAGGTTTCATAGTCCGGTGGTAACGCCAGTCGCATCGATACTTTCTTCGATCGGACGGGCCACTCAGTTGCAAGCGGCTCATCCTGTCTCAATTCGATATGAGCCGCTCCCATCTCCTGAGCCGCAACCGCTGCGGCGCTCAGCAGCGCGCGAGCCGTATCCGCATCATCAGCCAACACTCCGCCATAGTTGAAGAATGCCATCGACGTGAGAAATCTCCCAAACATCGGACTCTTCGTGAAGATAAGAGGGAGGACGCCGCGGATTTTTCCCTCTTCATCCTTGGCCATTAGGTAAGGCGTGGGATGGCTAAAGACATTCTGAATGACACTCCGCCAAGCAAGCAGATGATAGCCTGACGACTGCGGGTGATTTATTACGTACTGATCCCACAAGGCTTCGTCATAGGAGTCCTGGATGAATGCGATGTTCACGAGATCCTGCCTTGTCGCGTATTCTGAAACGTGAAGAAAAACTAGATCGCCTGCCGCCCACGGGCCTTGCGAGACTCCATGATTGTCTGAATAGACTTCTCTAATGCCTGACCCATCGCAGCCCACGAATACTGATTTTGAACACGGGCCAATCCATTGCCCGCGATCCGGCTGACTGCTTCCTGATCTGCAAGCAATCCTACAACTTTCTCTGCAAATATCTGAGGTTCATCGGCAAGGAGCACCTCGCGATTGTCGGCGAGATCCAATCCGTCGATGCTCAGCGACGTCGCCACGATCGGTTTCTGCATGGCCATGGCGGCGAGCAGCTTGTTCTTCACGCCCGTGCCATACCGTAGCGGGCACACAAACACTGAAGCTTGGCTCAGATAAGGCCGCACATCTTCAACCTGCCCGGTCACATAGATGCCGGCGATGGCCCCCAACTCTTTGACTCGATCCGTCGGTTCACTGCCGACAATCCAGAACTCTGCGTTGGGGCGTTCTTTCCGCACGCGCGGAAAGATCTCTCGGGCAAAGAATACGGCGGCGTCTTCATTGGGGCCGTACCCCATCACCCCGGTAAAAACCAGCTTATCGGCATCGACCCGTGAATGGTCCGGGGCAAAGTATCCCATGTCAACGCCATTCGTAATGGTCATGGCATTGCTTGCCGACGAGACTTCGCGGATCACTTGCTCATCCACGGAAGAATTCGTGACGACAAGGTCGAACTTCCGTCCAAGCGCGCCTTCAAGCTGCTGTATTCGCATTAGGTGACTGTAGATCGAGAGACGCCCCCGCCAGCCTCGGGTGGTCGTGAGCACTCTCCTGGCCATGAGCGTCATCGAATCATGCAGATCGATCATGGCGGGGACCGCGAGTCCCTGGTCAACGTACTGACC
This window of the Nitrospira lenta genome carries:
- a CDS encoding FemAB family XrtA/PEP-CTERM system-associated protein, yielding MNIAFIQDSYDEALWDQYVINHPQSSGYHLLAWRSVIQNVFSHPTPYLMAKDEEGKIRGVLPLIFTKSPMFGRFLTSMAFFNYGGVLADDADTARALLSAAAVAAQEMGAAHIELRQDEPLATEWPVRSKKVSMRLALPPDYETLLTAFPSKLRSQVRRAQKEGMDVKVGGTELLGDYYRVFARCMRDLGTPVYEKGFFEAILETFPKEARLCVVYLKGNPLASGFLYGFRNRLEIPWAASDKRFSRLSPNMLLYGAVLEFACREGFREFDFGRSSIDSGTYRFKAQWGAQPHQLYWYYWLSEGRALPELNPDNPKYKAVIALWKRLPIPIANLVGPHVVKYLP
- a CDS encoding glycosyltransferase: MKILVLAPDIPATSKMPGSPRLFNLCRELSRQHELYLLTYCSSGERHQSFLNDPTAAKVFSAIEVLADPPAMTWWGQQWHRLHLAASFETRFRFPEYYRAICSKVHEMYVRNRCDLIYVDLLPMGQYVDQGLAVPAMIDLHDSMTLMARRVLTTTRGWRGRLSIYSHLMRIQQLEGALGRKFDLVVTNSSVDEQVIREVSSASNAMTITNGVDMGYFAPDHSRVDADKLVFTGVMGYGPNEDAAVFFAREIFPRVRKERPNAEFWIVGSEPTDRVKELGAIAGIYVTGQVEDVRPYLSQASVFVCPLRYGTGVKNKLLAAMAMQKPIVATSLSIDGLDLADNREVLLADEPQIFAEKVVGLLADQEAVSRIAGNGLARVQNQYSWAAMGQALEKSIQTIMESRKARGRQAI